The Hevea brasiliensis isolate MT/VB/25A 57/8 chromosome 1, ASM3005281v1, whole genome shotgun sequence genome has a window encoding:
- the LOC131183773 gene encoding putative UDP-rhamnose:rhamnosyltransferase 1, whose amino-acid sequence MSEAKKLHVALFPWLAFGHIIPFFELSKLIALKGHKISFISTPRNIQRLPKFPPNLAPLINLVSLPLPTVEHLPRNAEATTDIPSHKTPYLKLAFDGLQGPLLQFLQTSTPDWIIYDFAPYWLPSILANLGISGVFYSMYGAWTLSFFGSSSSAMINGEDPRTGPEDFTVPPEWIPFPSKIAFRLHEAKQAFRNHFEVNDSGFSDVFRLGSVMGGCDVIAIRNCNELESNFSRLVGELHSKPVLPTGLLPPADFDGSRDQDDVWLTIKECLDKQNKGSVVYIAFGSESELSQPELHELALGLELSGLPFFWALRKRDNSVKLPDGFEERVKGRGIVWTSWVPQLRIMGHESVGGFLTHCGYASIIEALYFELPLIMLPISLDQGLIARIFGEKKVGIEVTKDEDGSFRREWVAESLRFVMVEKEGN is encoded by the coding sequence ATGAGTGAAGCTAAAAAGCTGCATGTTGCTTTGTTTCCATGGCTAGCATTTGGTCATATAATCCCATTCTTTGAGCTCTCCAAGCTTATAGCCCTGAAGGGTCATAAAATCTCCTTTATATCCACTCCTAGAAATATCCAGCGTTTGCCAAAATTTCCTCcaaatttagcacctcttatcaattTAGTGAGCCTCCCTTTACCCACAGTTGAACATCTCCCACGGAATGCAGAGGCTACTACTGATATACCTTCCCACAAAACTCCATACCTCAAGCTTGCCTTTGACGGCCTCCAAGGCCCTCTGCTTCAGTTTTTACAAACTTCTACTCCAGATTGGATCATCTACGACTTTGCTCCGTACTGGTTACCTTCCATTTTGGCCAATCTTGGGATCTCCGGTGTCTTCTACAGTATGTACGGTGCATGGACTCTATCTTTCTTTGGATCATCATCGTCAGCCATGATTAACGGTGAGGATCCAAGGACTGGACCAGAGGATTTCACTGTGCCTCCTGAGTGGATCCCTTTTCCTTCCAAGATCGCATTTCGGCTCCATGAGGCAAAGCAAGCTTTCCGTAATCACTTTGAGGTAAACGATTCGGGTTTCTCCGATGTGTTTCGTTTAGGTTCAGTAATGGGAGGTTGTGATGTTATAGCTATACGGAACTGCAATGAGCTAGAAAGTAACTTTTCGAGGCTTGTCGGGGAGCTTCACAGCAAGCCTGTACTTCCAACAGGTTTGCTGCCGCCTGCAGACTTTGATGGCAGCAGGGACCAAGATGATGTGTGGCTTACAATAAAAGAGTGTCTAGACAAGCAGAACAAAGGTTCTGTGGTTTACATAGCATTTGGAAGCGAGTCGGAACTGAGTCAACCCGAACTACACGAATTGGCACTTGGGTTGGAGTTATCAGGGTTGCCATTCTTTTGGGCTCTAAGGAAGCGAGATAACTCGGTCAAGTTACCAGATGGGTTTGAGGAGCGAGTCAAGGGACGTGGAATAGTGTGGACGAGTTGGGTTCCTCAACTCAGAATTATGGGTCATGAATCGGTGGGAGGATTTTTGACTCACTGTGGTTATGCTTCAATTATAGAGGCACTTTACTTTGAACTTCCATTGATTATGCTGCCAATCTCTTTAGACCAAGGgttaattgcaagaatttttggagAGAAGAAGGTGGGTATAGAAGTAACAAAAGATGAAGATGGGTCTTTTAGGAGGGAATGGGTGGCCGAGTCGCTGAGGTTTGTTATGGTTGAAAAGGAGGGGAATTGA
- the LOC131183775 gene encoding uncharacterized protein LOC131183775, whose protein sequence is MKKALMSKNKLKFVDGSLTVPAKTDPLYSAWERCNTMVLSWIVHSLSSSITQSILWIDKAINVWNDLKERFSQGDMFRISDLQEEIFSLKQGDRSIADYFTKLKILWDELLNFRPLPVCIRPNPCTCDAITKMKGYLEADYVIRFLKERQLNPVNSVNPFTINAMESKVFVSKAVNGSMGNRPPYYQKPGARNAYNSAVVDTRFCTNCGKSRHTVETCYKKHGFPPGYRRGYNASANNIMADESQQQYESNLISSQPQSGTSTGQEDSGLVQKNYENSSIGLSQDQIKGLLALLRSAQLDPKSHSINQHVSTFNLCY, encoded by the exons ATGAAGAAGGCATTGATGTCAAAGAATAAACTCAAGTTCGTTGATGGCTCTTTGACAGTTCCTGCCAAAACAGATCCTCTGTATTCTGCATGGGAGAGATGCAACACAATGGTACTTTCTTGGATTGTTCATTCACTTTCTTCTTCAATTACTCAGAGTATTCTTTGGATTGACAAAGCTATTAATGTTTGGAATGACTTGAAAGAACGATTTTCTCAAGGAGATATGTTTAGAATATCAGATTTACAGGAAGAAATTTTTTCTTTGAAGCAAGGGGATCGGTCTATTGCAGATTACTTTACTAAGCTAAAAATCCTTTGGGATGAGTTACTTAATTTCAGGCCTTTACCAGTTTGCATTCGCCCTAATCCGTGTACTTGTGATGCTATTACAAAGATGAAGGGATATCTAGAGGCTGATTATGTGATTAGATTTCTAAAAG AAAGGCAGTTAAATCCAGTCAATTCTGTTAATCCTTTCACTATTAATGCGATGGAGTCTAAAGTTTTTGTTAGCAAGGCAGTTAATGGATCGATGGGTAATAGGCCTCCTTATTATCAAAAGCCTGGTGCGCGAAATGCTTACAATTCAGCTGTTGTTGACACTAGATTTTGCACTAACTGTGGCAAATCTAGACATACTGTAGAGACGTGTTACAAGAAGCATGGGTTCCCTCCTGGTTACAGGCGTGGTTATAATGCTTCTGCCAACAATATAATGGCAGATGAATCACAACAGCAATATGAATCTAACCTAATTTCCTCTCAACCTCAGTCTGGTACAAGCACAGGTCAAGAAGATTCAGGTTTAGTCCAAAAGAATTACGAAAATTCCAGCATTGGTTTATCACAAGATCAGATTAAGGGGTTATTAGCATTGCTTCGATCAGCacaattggatccaaagtctcatTCCATAAACCAACATGTATCTACTTTTAACTT GTGCTACTGA